In Verrucomicrobiales bacterium, the genomic window GGGATCTGCGGGGCGGCTTCGATGTGGCTTCCTATCGCACCGAAATCGGATCCATGCTGAATCGAGAAACCGACTACAAAGCCGAAGCTGGTTCGATTCAAGATTTCCATCATCTCACGGATAACCCGGACTGGCCTCACCTCGCGGTACCGGAAGTGATCACCGAGCTGAGCGGGCCTCGATTGCTGGTGACCACCTGGATTCGCGGCAGCTCATTCTCCGGCACGGCATCTTGGAGCCCAGAAGATCGCCAACACGTGGCTGATACGATCCTTCGCTTGTTCCTCAAAGGAATATTCGAGTGGGGATTAATCCATTCAGACCCCCATCAGGGAAACTATCGATTTCTTCCAGCTGAGCCAGGCCACCAGGCAAGGTTGGGCCTCTTGGATTTTGGCTGCGTGAAGCGCGTCAGCACCCGCTTCAGCAATGCTCTCGCGCGCTTGATACGGCTCTCGATGGATCGAAACTCGCAAAGCGAATTGATCTGGGATTGTTTCATTCAGATGGGCTTCAACCCTAATGCCTTGCCCCTGCTCCGCCGGCGGCTGCCTGAAGTCGCGGCGATCCTCTGCGAACCGTTTACAACCTCCACGCCATTTCTTGCCTCCTCCTGGAATCTCAGTTCGCGTCTGGCATCGCTGCTGGGCGAACATCGATTGGCCTTTAGGACCGCCGGCCCAGCGGAAATCCTCTTTATTCTACGCACCTTCCAAGGGGTGCTTCACTACCTGACTCGTCTCAACGTGCCGGTCCCCTGGAGGGACGCCTTCCTGGAATGCAGACTGCGAGAGCAGACCGACGCCCGGCCAGAGCCGATGCCATCGCGCCCCACCGAGACCAAGACCATGAAGTCCGATGCCTTACACATCCAAGTCCGCGAGGCA contains:
- a CDS encoding AarF/ABC1/UbiB kinase family protein; its protein translation is MNQPLQRSFQLGLLAKDLVSLKCSRPKGSEQQRKVRRIVDRLGLLHGLPQKIGQLLSFSELNDDAAHFSRLTENEPSLTPTEAFAEIERQLGCPIRKHFQKVDPQGISASIGQVHHAVLHDGREVAIKIQYPGVSDQIKVDLQALGWLTAPIGDLRGGFDVASYRTEIGSMLNRETDYKAEAGSIQDFHHLTDNPDWPHLAVPEVITELSGPRLLVTTWIRGSSFSGTASWSPEDRQHVADTILRLFLKGIFEWGLIHSDPHQGNYRFLPAEPGHQARLGLLDFGCVKRVSTRFSNALARLIRLSMDRNSQSELIWDCFIQMGFNPNALPLLRRRLPEVAAILCEPFTTSTPFLASSWNLSSRLASLLGEHRLAFRTAGPAEILFILRTFQGVLHYLTRLNVPVPWRDAFLECRLREQTDARPEPMPSRPTETKTMKSDALHIQVREAAETKISLSFDAEATDHLEQLVPVELKATLRRRAIDLPAIVDRARRSNYEPGELFSWEEGTKAVRVWLA